A section of the Drosophila subobscura isolate 14011-0131.10 chromosome A, UCBerk_Dsub_1.0, whole genome shotgun sequence genome encodes:
- the LOC117895025 gene encoding uncharacterized protein LOC117895025: MLSTQRIHPLGQRLQLCCLLGLLLSVLALPSPAEARHTRRPRRTTTTTPRTPRPTLLPDRHWPPSVLPAATTEAMPRLVDSFDQRSADGQYEFRYQLDDGNTRYERAYWLPVGKELVLARKGYYSFPLPNRQFSTVFYRADHLGYHVDMNTLSGKQPPLPRNLEVPQEQEQELEQEPAAGVRADAGKDEVQDPNALNQVETETETETETEPSTVANDILATEAAVGSHDDAEVVGGVSQ; the protein is encoded by the exons ATGCTCTCGACTCAAAGGATCCATCCGCTCGGGCAGCGCCTCCAgctctgctgtctgctggggctgctgctgtcagtcCTTGCTCTCCCCAGCCCCGCTGAGGCGCGGCACACACGGCGTCCCAGGCgcacgaccacgaccacgcCCCGCACACCACGGCCCACGCTGCTGCCGGACCGCCACTGGCCACCGTCGGTGCTGCCAGCGGCCACCACCGAGGCAATGCCTCGCCTGGTGGACAGCTTCGATCAGCGTTCCGCCGATGGACAATACGAGTTCAG ATACCAGCTGGATGATGGCAACACTCGCTACGAGCGCGCCTACTGGCTGCCCGTGGGCaaggagctggtgctggcccGCAAGGGCTACTACTCCTTCCCGCTGCCGAATCGGCAGTTCTCCACCGTCTTCTACAGGGCCGACCACCTGGGCTACCATGTGGACATGA ACACATTATCCGGGAAGCAGCCGCCGTTGCCACGCAACCTTGAAGTGCCGCAG gagcaggagcaggagctggagcaggagcctGCAGCTGGAGTCAGAGCTGATGCTGGCAAGGATGAGGTGCAGGATCCAAAT GCACTAAACCAAGTCGAAACCGAGACCGaaaccgagaccgagaccgagccATCAACTGTGGCCAACGACATTTtggcaacagaagcagcagtcgGCAGCCATGATGATGCTGAGGTTGTTGGAGGCGTCTCCCAGT